The genomic DNA CCTTCTTGTCCTGCACATAGGGGCTCCACAATCCGGCGACTTCGCGCAGGTAGTAGGCGACGTGATGAGGTGCTCGGGTTTCGGCAGCACGAAGCGCAACCTCGGGGAATTCACCCAGCTTCTTGATCAGCTCGATCTCCTCTGGCAAGGCCAGTCGGGCAGGTTCGACATCGTCTACGCCGGGCATCGGGATACCGCGAGCCTGCGCCTGACGTTCGATGCCATGAGTGCGGGCGTGGGCATATTGGAGGTAGTAGGCCGGATTCTTCGTCCAATCTTCCTCTTCAGCCAGCTCCACATCGAAATCGAGGTGGCTCTCGGGGCGCCGCTGGACCATGAAGAGTCGAAACACATCCAGGCCCACGTCCTCGAGCAGCTCGTCGACCGTCACGAAGGTCGCTTTGCGGGTCGATTGTTTGACCGTCTTCCCCCCGCGTGAGAGCGTCACGAACTCATGGAATACGAATTCGATGCGATCCGGGTCATGCCCCAATGCCTGGATGGCCGCGCACACGAACGGGCCCTGATCCTTATGATCCGCACCCTGCACGTCGATCACCGTCTCGAAGCCCCGGTCGAATTTCACACGGTGGTAGGCGATATCCGGGAGCAGATACGTGGGTTCACCACTGCTCTTCACGAGCACACGATCCCGATCCAGGCCGAGTTCGGAATAGCGAAACCAGGTAGCACCCTCGTCCTCGTAGACCCGCCCTGTCTCACGCAACGCACCTAGCGTCTCTTCGATCTTGCCTTCCTCGTAGAGACTGTTCTCGTTGTAGTAGACGTCGAAGTGGATCCCGATGGATTCCAGCGTCCCGCGAATCTCGGCAAAGAGCGTCTCCTCCGCAGTCTCCCTGAACCGGCCCTCTCCCGTTTCGTCCACAAGGGCTTCTCCATCGGAATCGATCAGCGCCTGGGCGATCTCCCCGATGTAGCCGCCCTGATAGCCATCGCGAGGGAACACGACGGGCAAGCCGCCGATCTCATCGGACCATGCGACTTCCTCGTTCGAGAGCGCCCCCGGATCCGGCGGCGCCGCCCTACCGAGGAGTTCCAGATACCGAGCCCGGACCGAATCCCCGAGCACGCGCATCTGACGCCCGCCGTTGTTGAAGTAGTACTCGCGCGTCACCTGGTAGCCCGCGTTGTCGAGCAAGCGCGCAATGCAATCGCCCAGGATCGCCTGCCGGCCATGGCCGATGCTCAGCGGGCCGGTCGGGTTGGCGGATACGAACTCGACTTGCACCGGAACGTTCTTGCCAACGTCGCTCTGCCCGAAACGATCTCCTGCCCGCAGCAGATCTCCGAGCATCGCCTGCCAGCGTTCGCCGGCGAGCCAGAAGTTCACGAAGCCCGGCCCCGCGACTTCCGCCCGAGCCACCAGGCCGTCGGCATCCCCCAGCTCTTCGATCAAGGCAGCCGCGATCTCGCGCGGTGACTGCTTCAGCCGCTTGGCCAACACCATGGCGCTGTTGCAGGCGAAGTCGCCATGCTCCTTCTGCCTGGGCGAATCCACGACAACGGGCGGCACGGCAGCCTCGTCGCCTGCCGCCACCAACAGCCGACCAAGGGCCAGCTGAATCTGCTCCGCCAATCGCTCCCGCATCGTCTCCTCGGCCACGGTTCCCCAGGCGCAATACGCCCGCGGATCGGCCTACGGATGGCCCAGGACCGTGCCTTCTGGCCGGTCGCGCAAGATCACGACCGTGTCCCCGGACCTCGCGAGCCCCAGATCCTCGCGAATGGCGGCTTCGATGGCGAGGGGGGCCGCCTCGAGCCGACCCGCCTGAGCCTCCAGGCCCTCGATCCCCTGCTCCAGGCTCGCAATGCGGCCATGAGCAGCGGCCAGATCGCCCCTCAGGCTGATCCAGCGACGAATTCCCGTCTCCGGATCCAGCCAGGCGAAGAGCCAGGCTGCGGCCAGGATCGCGGGCGCAAGCCAAGCCTGTCGCGTTCTCAGTCGCACCACCTACCCCCCGCGGGAGGATACCGATCCATCGCCCTGGGGGGAAGCGGAAGCGGGGACGTTCCTTGCGAACTTGCGTTTCTCGGAATGCGGGGTCCCCCCGCAGCCCGAGAAACGCAAGTTCGCAAGGAACGTCCCCGCTAGCCCTCGTCGAGCAGACGCTCGATCCGGCTCACGTAGGCGGGCGCGTCCCACTCCCGGGGCCCGATGTAGCGTTCGATCAGCACACCATCTCGGCCAACCAGGAAGCTCTCCGGGTAGCGGAAGCTCTGGTAGTCGGCCGCTGCGGTCTTCTCGGAGTCCATCAGGATGGGAAATGTGAGGCCATGCAGATCACGAAACGCGCGAACCGGTTCTTCGCCCTCATCCACCGAAACGGCCAGGAGTTCGAAGCCGCGCGATTGGAGCGCTGAATAGAGGCGCTCCATGGCGGGCATTTCGTCCTCGCAGGGCTTGCACCAGGTTGCCCAGAAGTTCACGAGCACCACCTGGCCGCGCAGGCTCTCGAGGCCAACCGCCTTGCCATCGAGCCCTTGCAGCTCGAAGAGTGGAGCCGACAGACCGGCTTCGACCGGTGCCGGGAACCGGGCTTCGGAGAGAAGCCAGACGACCCCGATTGCGATGCCCAGGCCGAGAAGCAAGGCCCCGCTGCGGCGTCTCATCTCACCTCTCCTTCCGGAAAAGCGGTCAGCTGCTGCGATCGACCAGCTCGACGAGCGACATCGGCGCAGCATCTCCGACGCGTTGGCGAACCTTCAAGACGCGGGTGTAACCACCGGCCCGTGCCTCGTAGCGAGTTGCCAACTCGTCGAAGACCTTGGCGGTGATCTTCTTGTCCCGAATGACCGAGAGCGCCTGACGACGGG from bacterium includes the following:
- a CDS encoding arginine--tRNA ligase, whose product is MAEETMRERLAEQIQLALGRLLVAAGDEAAVPPVVVDSPRQKEHGDFACNSAMVLAKRLKQSPREIAAALIEELGDADGLVARAEVAGPGFVNFWLAGERWQAMLGDLLRAGDRFGQSDVGKNVPVQVEFVSANPTGPLSIGHGRQAILGDCIARLLDNAGYQVTREYYFNNGGRQMRVLGDSVRARYLELLGRAAPPDPGALSNEEVAWSDEIGGLPVVFPRDGYQGGYIGEIAQALIDSDGEALVDETGEGRFRETAEETLFAEIRGTLESIGIHFDVYYNENSLYEEGKIEETLGALRETGRVYEDEGATWFRYSELGLDRDRVLVKSSGEPTYLLPDIAYHRVKFDRGFETVIDVQGADHKDQGPFVCAAIQALGHDPDRIEFVFHEFVTLSRGGKTVKQSTRKATFVTVDELLEDVGLDVFRLFMVQRRPESHLDFDVELAEEEDWTKNPAYYLQYAHARTHGIERQAQARGIPMPGVDDVEPARLALPEEIELIKKLGEFPEVALRAAETRAPHHVAYYLREVAGLWSPYVQDKKGHVILSDDAGLTAARLGLTLGVRIVLARGLELLGMSAPERM
- a CDS encoding TlpA family protein disulfide reductase, encoding MRRRSGALLLGLGIAIGVVWLLSEARFPAPVEAGLSAPLFELQGLDGKAVGLESLRGQVVLVNFWATWCKPCEDEMPAMERLYSALQSRGFELLAVSVDEGEEPVRAFRDLHGLTFPILMDSEKTAAADYQSFRYPESFLVGRDGVLIERYIGPREWDAPAYVSRIERLLDEG